Proteins co-encoded in one Paraburkholderia terrae genomic window:
- a CDS encoding class I SAM-dependent methyltransferase has translation MKHHDQVADAFGSTAASYLTSQVHATGADLQTLAAAVAATPGAAVLDMGCGAGHASFAVAASAGSVVAYDIAPQMLATVAAAAVERGLSNIRTQQGAAEKLPFDDASFDWVVSRMSAHHWHDVPLALAEVRRALKPGGRVMFIDIAGSEHPLLDTHLQAVEVLRDGSHIRDYRADEWVAFFAAAGFEAVVRERWRLDIEFASWVARMRTPEARVVAIRSIWASAPDEVREYFAVQEDGSFKLDALMVEAY, from the coding sequence CGGGCGCGGATTTGCAGACGCTGGCGGCTGCTGTTGCGGCGACGCCGGGTGCGGCGGTGCTCGATATGGGGTGCGGGGCGGGGCATGCGAGTTTTGCGGTTGCGGCTTCTGCTGGATCTGTTGTGGCCTACGACATTGCGCCGCAGATGCTGGCTACCGTGGCCGCGGCTGCTGTTGAGCGCGGGTTGTCGAATATCCGGACGCAGCAGGGCGCGGCTGAGAAATTACCGTTCGACGATGCTTCGTTTGACTGGGTCGTCAGCCGGATGAGCGCGCATCACTGGCACGATGTGCCGTTGGCGCTCGCCGAAGTGCGGCGGGCTTTGAAGCCCGGCGGGCGTGTGATGTTCATCGATATTGCCGGGAGCGAGCATCCGTTGCTCGATACGCATCTTCAGGCTGTCGAAGTGCTGCGCGATGGGTCGCATATTCGTGACTATCGTGCGGATGAGTGGGTTGCGTTTTTTGCTGCCGCAGGGTTTGAGGCTGTGGTGCGGGAGCGCTGGCGGCTCGATATCGAGTTTGCTTCGTGGGTCGCAAGGATGAGGACGCCTGAAGCGCGGGTTGTTGCGATTCGGTCTATCTGGGCTTCCGCTCCGGATGAAGTTCGCGAGTACTTCGCTGTTCAGGAAGATGGGTCGTTTAAGCTCGATGCTTTGATGGTTGAGGCGTATTGA